One Helianthus annuus cultivar XRQ/B chromosome 12, HanXRQr2.0-SUNRISE, whole genome shotgun sequence genomic region harbors:
- the LOC110894323 gene encoding uncharacterized protein LOC110894323 → MTMFPAHLSSSKYVNGGFSDSGYDCFISLGRGFVSDLMAEDESRTETSIDNEEAGSSMKDVNIHDEMNTEEDHGRWLQLSLGGGLDNSQSITSTGHQRLTAEISLTQPSVDLDLGSGGGGSSSRQMGQLQPPPPPQLVFQVPEFRGHPPTSSAFFLQPHQTAAAMNSVPFLTLQHQQQQQQQHETNYNYLQLIRPFPANMMTTTLNPPVSSSSSFSGSSEQHGRPLHVHRRLNVARVVNPPRRPHSGVWFMLQASQNQLKEPFLPQIPKSYLRIKDGRMTVGLLIKYLVNKLELGSESEIEITCKGRQLLSLLTLQHVRDTIWNSPRSDVGFTVTPQSSATVNHLMVLNYGRIA, encoded by the exons ATGACCATGTTTCCTGCTCATCTGTCGTCGTCAAAGTATGTTAATGGCGGTTTTTCGGACAGCGGGTATGACTGTTTTATTAGTTTAGGAAGAGGGTTTGTTTCAGATCTAATGGCAGAGGATGAATCAAGAACCGAAACTAGTATCGATAACGAAGAAGCTGGATCGAGCATGAAAGATGTTAATATTCATGATGAGATGAATACTGAGGAAGATCATGGCCGGTGGCTTCAGTTAAGTTTAGGTGGTGGACTGGATAATAGTCAGTCCATCACCAGTACTGGCCACCAGAGACTGACGGCTGAGATATCATTAACTCAGCCGTCAGTTGATCTTGATCTGGGAAGTGGTGGCGGTGGGAGCTCGTCACGTCAGATGGGACAGCTACAGCCACCGCCACCACCCCAGCTCGTTTTTCAAGTTCCCGAATTTCGGGGTCATCCCCCGACATCGAGTGCTTTCTTTTTGCAGCCGCACCAAACGGCTGCAGCCATGAATTCCGTGCCGTTTCTGACTTTACAAcaccaacaacagcaacaacaacaacacgaGACTAATTATAATTATTTGCAATTAATTAGGCCTTTTCCGGCAAACATGATGACAACAACTCTTAACCCTCCggtttcttcatcttcttcgttTTCGGGTTCTTCGGAGCAACACGGACGTCCGCTTCACGTCCACCGTCGACTAAACGTAGCACGAGTGGTCAACCCACCACGAAGACCTCATTCGGGCGTCTGGTTTATGCTTCAGGCGTCTCAAAACCA ATTAAAGGAACCATTTTTGCCTCAAATTCCAAAGAGCTACCTGAGAATCAA GGATGGAAGAATGACTGTTGGATTGTTAATCAAGTATCTGGTTAATAAGCTTGAACTTGGAAGCGAATCCGag ATAGAGATAACATGTAAAGGACGCCAGCTATTATCGTTATTGACGCTACAACATGTAAGGGATACTATATGGAATAGTCCAAGAAGTGATGTCGGGTTTACCGTGACTCCCCAATCTTCAGCAACGGTCAATCATTTGATGGTACTAAACTATGGTAGAATCGCTTAA